A DNA window from Pseudarthrobacter sp. W1I19 contains the following coding sequences:
- a CDS encoding DUF72 domain-containing protein, producing the protein MAIHIGTSGWSYDHWENVLYPPRLPAKDRLQHYVARFHTVELNASFYRWPRDTTFAGWNQRLPAGFSMSVKAPRGLTHARKLYEPEVWLERISRCWHELGDKRAVLLVQLPPGMERDDARLDYFLAAVPDWIRVTVEFRHPSWECPEVFALLERHQAAYCIMSGANLPCILQITAPFAYVRLHGPDHQHLYAGSYSDADLHWWADRIREWAGNGQDVYAYFNNDGGGNAVRNAETLRGILGEG; encoded by the coding sequence ATGGCAATCCACATCGGTACCTCCGGATGGAGCTACGACCACTGGGAAAACGTCCTCTATCCGCCCAGGCTGCCCGCGAAGGACAGGCTGCAGCATTACGTGGCCCGGTTCCATACCGTTGAGCTCAACGCCAGCTTCTACCGCTGGCCCCGCGACACCACCTTTGCCGGCTGGAACCAGCGGCTGCCCGCCGGGTTCAGCATGTCAGTCAAGGCTCCCCGTGGCCTGACCCACGCCAGGAAGCTGTACGAACCGGAGGTGTGGCTGGAGCGCATCAGCCGGTGCTGGCACGAGTTGGGGGATAAGCGCGCAGTCCTTTTGGTCCAGCTGCCGCCCGGCATGGAACGTGACGATGCCCGGCTGGACTACTTCCTCGCCGCGGTGCCGGACTGGATCCGCGTCACGGTGGAGTTCCGGCACCCGAGCTGGGAATGCCCGGAGGTGTTCGCCCTCCTGGAGCGCCATCAGGCCGCCTACTGCATCATGAGCGGCGCCAACCTCCCCTGCATTCTTCAAATTACTGCACCCTTCGCCTACGTGCGGCTGCACGGTCCGGACCATCAGCATCTCTACGCCGGCTCCTATTCGGATGCGGACCTTCACTGGTGGGCGGACCGCATCCGCGAGTGGGCGGGCAACGGCCAGGATGTCTACGCCTATTTCAATAACGACGGCGGCGGGAACGCCGTGCGGAACGCCGAGACCCTGCGCGGAATCCTGGGCGAAGGGTAA
- a CDS encoding glycoside hydrolase family 15 protein — protein MARIEDYAVVGDLHTGALVNKEGSIDWLCLPRFDSPACFNALLDTPEAGRWLLAPASGGPCTRRGYRDGSLILETEWDTDDGTVRVIDFMPPRDSVADIVRIVEGVTGRVKMHGELTLRFDYGHIIPWVRKDDYGLHAIAGPDAVYFVTPAPLHGENMHSVSDFTVNAGERVPFVLTWAPSHVGRPHTVDAEEVLGTTYAFWRGWASQCTVEGKYKEAVTRSLVTLKALTYAPTGGIVAAVTTSLPEQPGGPRNWDYRYCWLRDATMTLQALLAAGYTAEAAAWRDWLLRAVAGDPSDLQIMYGIHGERRLPEMELPWLKGYENSSPVRIGNGAAEQLQLDVWGEVLDCLALTRNSLLTHTDEAWDVQVALMEHLETIWDQPDNGLWEMRGPRRHFTHSKVMAWVAADRMVKGVRVSGLPGPVERWEKLRDTIRRDIMANGFDAKRNTFVQSYGRPELDASLLLIPRVGFLPPDDPRVLGTIEAIQRELTEDGFVLRYRPAESDDGLPGDEGVFLACSFWLVEALLGAGRHEESRELFERLLELRNDVGLLSEEWGVRLGRQLGNTPQAFSHFALVTSALELHQDTVRRSDTPIPPETAETR, from the coding sequence ATGGCGCGAATTGAAGATTATGCCGTTGTCGGTGACCTCCATACCGGGGCGCTGGTGAACAAGGAAGGCTCCATCGACTGGCTCTGCCTTCCCAGGTTCGATTCCCCGGCCTGCTTCAACGCACTGCTGGACACACCCGAAGCGGGGCGGTGGCTTTTGGCGCCGGCAAGCGGCGGGCCCTGCACACGCCGCGGCTACCGGGACGGCAGCCTGATCCTGGAGACGGAGTGGGACACCGATGACGGGACGGTGCGGGTCATCGACTTTATGCCGCCGCGTGACTCGGTGGCCGACATCGTCCGGATCGTCGAAGGCGTCACGGGAAGAGTGAAGATGCACGGCGAGTTGACCCTCCGCTTCGATTACGGCCACATCATCCCCTGGGTGCGCAAGGACGACTATGGCCTGCACGCCATCGCCGGGCCGGACGCCGTGTATTTTGTGACTCCTGCCCCACTGCACGGCGAGAACATGCACAGCGTCAGCGACTTCACGGTCAATGCCGGCGAACGGGTTCCGTTTGTCCTCACCTGGGCCCCGAGCCACGTGGGGCGGCCGCACACTGTGGACGCCGAGGAAGTACTGGGCACCACCTACGCCTTCTGGCGGGGCTGGGCGTCTCAATGCACCGTGGAGGGCAAGTACAAAGAAGCCGTGACGCGCTCGCTGGTGACGCTGAAAGCCCTGACCTATGCTCCCACCGGCGGGATCGTGGCTGCGGTGACCACCTCGCTGCCCGAACAACCCGGCGGCCCCCGCAACTGGGACTACCGCTACTGCTGGCTCCGCGACGCCACAATGACGCTCCAGGCGCTGCTGGCCGCCGGCTATACCGCCGAGGCGGCCGCCTGGCGGGACTGGCTGCTCCGGGCCGTCGCCGGCGACCCGTCAGATCTCCAGATCATGTACGGAATCCACGGTGAACGCCGCCTGCCGGAAATGGAGCTGCCCTGGCTGAAGGGTTACGAAAACTCCTCCCCGGTCCGGATCGGCAACGGCGCTGCCGAGCAGCTGCAGCTGGACGTGTGGGGCGAAGTGCTGGACTGCCTGGCGCTCACCCGCAACTCGCTGTTGACCCATACCGATGAGGCCTGGGATGTGCAGGTAGCGCTGATGGAGCACCTGGAGACCATCTGGGACCAGCCGGATAACGGGCTCTGGGAAATGCGCGGCCCCCGCCGGCACTTCACGCACTCCAAAGTGATGGCCTGGGTGGCGGCGGACCGCATGGTCAAGGGCGTCCGCGTCTCAGGGCTTCCCGGGCCGGTGGAACGCTGGGAAAAGCTGCGCGACACCATCCGCCGGGACATTATGGCCAACGGCTTCGACGCCAAACGCAACACGTTTGTGCAGTCCTACGGGCGGCCGGAACTGGACGCCAGCCTGCTCCTGATTCCCCGCGTGGGTTTCCTGCCGCCCGATGATCCGCGGGTACTCGGGACCATCGAGGCCATCCAGCGGGAACTGACCGAGGACGGGTTTGTGCTCCGTTACCGGCCCGCCGAGAGCGATGACGGCCTGCCGGGCGATGAGGGCGTCTTCCTGGCATGTTCGTTCTGGCTGGTGGAAGCGCTGTTGGGCGCGGGCCGCCACGAGGAATCCCGGGAATTGTTCGAACGGCTCCTGGAATTGCGTAACGATGTTGGGCTCCTGAGCGAGGAATGGGGGGTCAGGCTCGGCCGGCAGCTCGGGAATACGCCACAGGCCTTCAGCCACTTCGCGCTTGTGACTAGCGCTTTGGAGCTGCATCAGGATACCGTTCGGCGAAGTGACACCCCCATTCCGCCGGAAACGGCGGAAACGCGCTGA